In Micromonospora sp. NBC_01813, the following are encoded in one genomic region:
- a CDS encoding sensor histidine kinase, which translates to MTTTDARVVDLRHPRPRMPSWIGDLAAAGFIVPAAFVPFDVLVFRPGGAAITALVIAPAALLPLRRRWPIPVLAGCLAIYGVAASAGTLAPGVVVAVSIAMFHIANRMDRRTTLSVTCFAVVAMALLSLLAAIENLFDPRAFQFAIMVAFAAAAGDATQFRREYLLAIIERAERAEQTRESEARRRVTEERLRIARDLHDVVAHQISVISLNAGVASSALETRPERAQQALGVIRGAARTVLTEIGDLLRLLRSEDDDSGNGATAPQPGLDQLDRLVSGFAEVGLSVSVRTDGDVSAVTGAVDVVAYRVIQEGLTNAHKHGAEHRAHILIEVDDQHVLVVVTNPVLMTPSDSRPDPARGAREGHGGHGLVGLRERVASVRGVVETGLSPGGYRIAATLPLPKEEPR; encoded by the coding sequence CGGATTCATCGTTCCTGCGGCCTTCGTCCCGTTCGACGTGCTGGTGTTCCGGCCGGGCGGTGCAGCCATCACCGCCCTGGTGATCGCCCCGGCCGCGCTGCTGCCGCTGCGGCGGCGCTGGCCGATCCCGGTACTCGCCGGCTGCCTCGCGATCTACGGCGTCGCGGCATCCGCCGGCACCCTGGCCCCAGGTGTCGTGGTCGCCGTGTCGATCGCCATGTTCCACATCGCCAACCGGATGGACCGGCGGACCACACTCAGCGTGACCTGCTTCGCCGTCGTCGCCATGGCACTGCTCAGCCTGCTGGCGGCGATCGAGAATCTGTTCGATCCCCGCGCATTCCAGTTCGCCATCATGGTCGCGTTCGCGGCCGCCGCCGGCGACGCCACCCAGTTCCGCCGCGAATACCTGCTCGCCATCATCGAACGCGCCGAACGCGCCGAACAGACCCGCGAATCGGAGGCCCGCCGACGGGTCACCGAGGAACGGCTGCGGATCGCCCGTGACCTGCACGACGTCGTCGCCCACCAGATCTCCGTGATCAGCCTCAACGCCGGAGTGGCCTCGTCTGCGTTGGAGACCCGCCCAGAGCGGGCCCAGCAGGCCCTCGGCGTCATCCGGGGCGCCGCGCGCACCGTACTCACCGAGATCGGCGACCTGCTCCGGCTGCTGCGCAGCGAGGACGACGACTCCGGCAACGGGGCGACGGCCCCGCAACCCGGCCTCGACCAACTCGACCGGCTGGTCAGCGGGTTCGCCGAAGTGGGACTCAGCGTCTCGGTGCGGACCGATGGAGATGTCTCGGCGGTCACCGGCGCGGTCGACGTCGTCGCGTACCGGGTCATCCAGGAAGGTCTCACCAACGCCCACAAGCACGGCGCCGAGCACCGGGCCCACATCCTGATCGAGGTCGACGACCAGCATGTACTGGTGGTGGTCACCAACCCGGTGCTGATGACGCCGTCGGACAGCCGGCCCGACCCGGCGCGCGGCGCGCGGGAGGGGCACGGCGGGCACGGCCTGGTCGGCCTGCGGGAACGCGTCGCCTCGGTACGCGGCGTGGTGGAGACTGGGCTGTCGCCCGGCGGCTACCGGATCGCCGCCACCCTGCCACTGCCCAAGGAGGAGCCGCGGTGA